In bacterium, the genomic stretch AATGTACCTGAAGTATCCGTGCTACGATCTTGAGCCTTCGGGTCCGCTTTTAAACGAATATTTACGGAAAAAGAACCCCTACGGCCTTACGCCACGCGAGGCGCAAATGCTGTTTGCCCTCAACCGCACGCAGTTTGAGCCGATTTTGTCTCAAGAATATCTTGCTCGAGGCATTACGGTTGTTGCGGAAGATTATACCTGCACGGGCATTGCCTGGGGGGTTGGCGCGGGCGTTGACCGGGCTTTCCTTACCCGCGTGAACTGCCATCTGCTTCGCGAAGACGTCTCGTTTCTTTTTGACGGCAAGCGATTTGCCGACGCAAAAGAACAGGGCCATGCACATGAAATGGATGATGATCTTACCGAGCGCGTGCGGCTTGTGCACACCGAACTTGCCAAAGAATTCGGATGGCATGTGGTAGACGCCAACGAGTCTCGCGAAGCCATCCATGAGCAGATCTGGAATATCACGCAGCCACTGCTGTCTTAAGGAGATTTATCATGTTCACTCCGGAAGAAAAAACATTACTTGCGCAATACGTTACCTCAACGGAGAATGACGTTTTTGTCATCAAAAACCTCCAGGGCATTGTGGGAGCGGTGTTCGCCCGTTACTCGCGCGCCAAAGGGACGCTCCGAGAAACATTGCTGAAAGAATTCATAAAAGAAGGGGTTATTGACCCGAAACATGCAGAAGAGCTCATTGCGCGCGTTCTCATTGCCTATGGAGACGATTCGGTCGGAGAGCTGGAGGGAGCGCATGCCTCCATCGAGCGCCATTCGATGCTTGTCACAAAAGAATACGAGGACAGGCGCATCAACATATCTCCGATAGAGCAATCGACCAGATACGTCTTTTATGACCAAAAGGACGAAGAGGGCAAGTGGCTCTACTGGCGGGGGCCGGAGCTTACCGAATCTTCTTTCGGCGCGGAGTATCTTGCAACAATGGATGCTATCTTCGAAACGTACGCAAGGCTTGTCGAGCCGATGAAGATTTTTTTTCAGAAACTCAAACCTCTTGAAGAGGCCGAGTATGATATCAACGGGGACGGCAAGAAAGAGAAGCTATCCGAACTTACCGATGAAAAAGAAAGAAAAGCTTTTGCGGTAACGTATAACACGGATGTTCGCACGAAAGCCTGCGATACCCTGCGGCATCTTCTGCCGCTCTCAACGCTTACCAACGTCGGACTTTTCGGGAACGGACGTGCTTTCCAGCATCTTTTGACCCATCTTTTTTCCACGGATCTTCCGGAGACGCACGAAGTCGCGCGCCAGCTTTTTGAAGCGGCTTCCGAGGTAATTCCGGCCTATGTGAAGCGCGCAAGCCGCAATGAATACGTTGTTTCGGTGCGTCGTGAGATGTTCGCGCTTGCCAGAGAACTTGGTATAGACTACGACAAGGGCAATATTATGCACGAGGAGGTAAAGCTTCTCCCTATGTCGTCTGACCCCGCGAGCCACGACATTCAAACTGTCGCGGCAATGCTTTTCCCGTATGCGGCACTCTCATTCGGAGAGCTCATTGAGAAAGTATCGGCAATGTCTGACGAAGCAAGATTCGGCATTATTCATACCTACATCGGTGCGCGAAAGAGCCGACGAGACCGCCCAGGGAGAGCTTTGGAGCACGGCTATCCGTATACGTTCGATATGCTTACCGATTGGGGAGTTTACAAGGACCTCATGCGTCATCGCATGAACACCCAGCAACGACAGCTTTTTACCACGCGACTTGGGTTTTTTATTGCCCCAGAGATCAAAGAAGCCGGATTCTTGGCGGATATTCTCGAGTGCGTCCAGAAAGCCGGCGATCTATTCGAACGTATCCATAAAGAAAACCCTTTGCTTGCGCAGTATGCCGTGCTCCATGGCAATTTTGTCCGCTGGACCATGGGGCTTAATGACCGGGCGCTCATGCATCTTGCAGAACTACGCTCAACGCCGCAGGGCCATCCGAACTACCGTAAAATAGCGCAAGAAATGCACAAGCTTGTCGCCGCCCGCTCTTCTTGGCGCGGAGAGGCAATGCAGTTTGTTGATCACAGCAACTATTACTGGTCTCGTGCTGATTCGGAAGCGCGCCAGCGTGTCAGAGAGCGAAAGTTAGAGGATGAGAAAATATGATAAATTATGAGGCGGGAATTTCCCGCCTCTTTTTTATTGTTTCCGGCCATGTTAATCTAGGAATATGGAAGACGTGTCCAAAAAATATAAGCTCACAGTCGGTGTGGAGGTGCATGCGGAGCTGAAGACAAAAACCAAGATGTTCTGCTCCTGCCTGAACGACCCGGATGTATCAAGGCCCAATATAAACGTCTGCCCCATTTGTATGGGGCATCCCGGCACGCTTCCGGTGCCGAACAGAAAAGCCATTGAAGCGGTTATCAAGGTCGGGATGGCACTTGCGTGCGACATTGCGGAACATTCGCATTTTGACCGCAAGAACTATTTTTATCCAGACCTGCCCAAGGGGTACCAGATCACGCAGTATGAGGAGCCGTTTTGCAGGAATGGGAAACTGGCCGTCCCGGGGAGCCCGGCTATTGTACGGATAAACCGTATTCATTTGGAAGAAGACACCGGAAAATCTATTCACTCCAAAGATGCCACTTTGCTTGATTTCAACCGCGCGGGCGTACCCCTTATGGAGCTGGTAACGGAGCCCGATCTGCATAGCGCCACAGATGTAAAGAAATTTTGCGAGGAACTTCAGCTTATGTTGCGGTATCTGGGAGTTTCGGATGCCGACATGGAAAAAGGACACATGCGGTGCGAGGCGAACATCAGCGTAAGTAAGACCGATGAATTCGGGAAGAAAGTAGAGGTGAAAAACCTCAATTCTTTCAAAGCGGTAGAGCGGGCAATCGAATATGAATGTAAGCGCCATATCGAAGCGCTGGAAAATGGAGAAAAGGTAGTACAGGAAACCCGAGGATGGGATGATGGGAAGGGAGTTACCTATTCCCAGCGCTCCAAGGAAGAAGCCCATGATTATCGGTATTTCCCCGAACCGGACATTCCGCCATTGTCCATTTTCCAGAACGAGCATGCCGCAGGGGCAGACGAAGAGGCAATTTTTATAGATGCGTTACGATCAGAGCTTCCCGAGTTGCCGGCTTCACGCCGAGAGCGGTTTTTGCGCGAATACGGGCTTGCCCCAGACCAGATTGAGATTTTTACAGTCCAAAAACCCATAGGCGATTATTTTGAGGGAGTTGCAAGCGAGTTGGCGTCAGAACATGATAGGGGAGAATTCTCGTCGCTTGATGCCTCGCGCCAGGAAACGGGAGATGATCTTACACATCTTATAGGACTTCATAAACTGGCGGCGAATTATCTTATCAATGATCTTCCGCGGGCGCTTACGGAAGCAGGAACGGATTTTGCCGATTTAAAAATATCCGCGGAGAATTTTGCGGAGTTCGTGCTGCGTATTGAAAAAGGAGTTCTTTCCTCCGCAAGCGCGCGGACGGTTTTGACCCAGATGCTACAGACGGGGGCGGATCCGGACGAGATTATACGCGACAAGAATCTTGCGCAGATAAGCGATACGGGGGAGCTAGAAGTGGTAGTCGCCAAGCTCATTGAGGATAATCCTCTTGTTGTGGAAGATTTCAAAAAAGGGAAACAAAACGCTCTTCAGTTTTTTGTGGGGCAGGTAATGAAAGAAACGAAGGGCAAGGCGAATCCGAAAGTGGCACAAGAACTGCTGAGGAAGAAATTATCTTCCTAAAATTATTTATAAACATGAATTCTTGACATTTATATAGCAAGCATGCTATACTAAATATGTAGAGAATATCATTAACTTTTTTCTTATGTCAAAGGGACCAGAATCGTCAAATGAAACATGCCCTAATCACCCGGGTGTTCCCGCGTATGCATGCATGGAATGCAAAGGAATCAAGAAATTCGAGCAACCAGATGCAATAGATATAGGGGAAGTGGATGATGTAAGGCCCATCGAAAAGGCCTCGCAGGGCAGAGAAAACGAGGGACGCCAGATATAGAAAAACATAAAAGCCCGGAAAGGGGCTTTTATGTTTTTTTTCGATTTAAAAACCTTTTTACCAGATGCCACGCTTCTTTCGCGACTGATATCCAATGAATATCGCGATTTCTCCCAAACCATGTCATTTGGCGCTTGGCGTAATTTCTGATTTCACGTTCAAGTTGCCCGATCATTTGTTGTTTTTTAAGATGACCCTCAAGACGCCGGTTAATGTAGCGGTATTCAAGGCCGAGTGATTCAAGGCGTCGCGATGAGACGCCTTGTTTTTTTAATTTTTTTACTTCCGAGACCATGCCTTGTTTCATGCGGGCAAGAAGGCGTTTGTGAATATTGTGATGAAGTATTTTTTTGACCGGATTCAATCCGAGCCAAAGCGCTTCGTATCGCGGTTCTTTCTTTGCAAGCGTTGGTACGGGTCTTTTCGTGGTAAGTACGATCTCCAGTGCTCGAATGAGCCGACGAGAATTATGGGGGTCTATGGTCTTTGATCGTCTAGGGTCAAGTTTTTTAAGCATGTAAAAAAGCTCTTTTATTGGTTTTCTTTCAAGTTTTTCTCGAAGCTTTCTATTGGGTTTTACCTTCGGGAAGGCGAGGCCATATACTAGGGCATCAATGTATTGTCCCGTCCCTCCGCAGACGATAGGAACTTTGTTTTTCCGCAGGATGTCAGAGACAGCTTTTTGCGCAAGCCTCTGGTATTGCACAACCGTAAACTGCCGTTTGGGCGAAGACACATCAATGAGATGGTGCGCTATCCCATCTGAAATATATGTTTCGTTTTGATTTTTGACTTTTGATTTATCTCTTGGGGCTTTTCCTGTTCCTATGTCGAGACCAGTATACACCTGCCGGGAGTCCGCAGAAATTATCTCGCCATTAAATTTCTTGGCAAGTCGTATAGCAAGAGCCGTCTTTCCAGAAGCAGTTGGGCCTATAATGACGATGAGGCGATGTTGCATATCCTTTCTTTTGATGGTATGCTGTTACGTGCTTCTTTGACAATCCAGCTAGGCTACGAAAGGTCGGTGTGCCATGCGCGCATTTCTCCAGCGATACTGGGTTTTACTTTTGGCGGCTTTTATCTTTGCGGCATGGCAATTCCCCATAGTATGGTGCATTGTCAACGCTGAGGCGGGAATCGGTGCCCTACTGGTTCTCGGCCATACCCAGTTCCAAGCATTTCTTTACGGCTGTATAGCGGGGAACGTTGAATGTCTGATCTGGAACTGGCTCATTGGCAGGAAAATTGATCAGAAGCGCAAAGAAATTACCGAAAAAATAAAGTCGGGGAGAGAAGAAGTTCGGGCGGCCGGACTCACCGATTCATTCCGGGATGTCTGGAAGTTTTTTCTTGATCTTTTCGAGCCGGAACAGTACGTTCGCCACTGGATGTATCGCGCGGTTATGCGGATCCGGAAATACGCCGTACTTGGATTTTTCGCGAATGTTGTGCTTCTCGGCTTTATTGCCATCTGCTGCGTCATTCCGGGCGTTATATTTGCCGCTCTCACGCTTGTCCGGCTGACGCGTCTTCGTTTTGGTCTTGTTGCGATTCTTTTGGGAAATACCGGCAAGATGGCCTTTGCGGCCTATGGATTTTGGCCGATTGTTCTTTCGGCGATAAAAAGCATTTGGTCCTATTTATAAAAGCTCACCGTATCACAAGTGGGCTTTTTTGTTTTACCATCCGTATTTTCTGACAAACTTCCTATGAGAAAAATGGCCGGAAGCCGTAGGAAAGAGGAGAGAAAAGAATGAATGCGGCCCCAGCTATGGCAAGAAGGATCCAGTATAGATATCGATTTCCATCCGAAGCATCCAGGATTTTTTCCCCATCTTCTCCAGAAGCTTCGAGCGCAGGCACCAAATTAAAAACAATAAATGCGCCAATCAGAACCGAGGCAATGAGCGACGAGAAATAGTGGTAAAGGAACATGGCGCGCGTGATGGCCGCAAAGGGCAGCCAATTGATGAAGTAGATGAGCAGCAAGAATTCAAGCGAGTAAATGCGAGCCCTCCACTCATTACTTTTTGCAATGAGCATCTGTAGCGCTTTCCTGCGGAATATCAGGTAGAGAATACTGCCGAACATCGTAATGGTGCCGAAAAGCCACACGATGGGATTTGCGCGCAGGTAAAGGCGTTTTAAATTATCCGTTTTATCAACCCAGAAATAGATCTGCTTTCTTCCGATCGGCCACTCGTAAAATCTTGAGGAATCCTGATGAGTGAGCTTCTGTGCGGCATTCACATTGAACATTTTTTTGTTGAGTTCAAGGGTTTTTTGAAGGAAAGAAGGCGGAAGGAGTTTCCCGTCTTTTTCTTCCACAGTGCCTTGCAGTGAGGCGCGGAACCGCTCGGACATGAAAGCGTCTCCCGTCCCCGAAGAAGGCAGAAGCTTGAAATGCAGGGCAAAGAAGGCCATATATACTCCGGCGGTTACGACACAGAGCGACAAAAGGCGGATAAAAAACAACTTCAGCAATCTTCTCTCGGCGATTTCCGTGAACATTATAAAGCCGATCACCAGAAGCGCGCCCCCGCCAGTCCATTTAGTTGCGACTGCCAGAGAACCGGCAATGGCGCTTCCGAAAAGCCACAACCACCACATCTTGCCATACGGTTCCTTCTTTCGATGGTGGGCGAAACACAAAAGTGCCAAAAAACCGAAGAACGGTACAAAAATATCAATAAGCCCAAAACGCGATTCAGCGAAAATGGCGTTGTCGAGGAGAATAAAAGAAGCGGCAAAAAAACTCGTTGCAGGAGTAAGATTCAGCGCATTTCCGAAAAGATAAACGACCGCAGGGAGCAGGGATCCGGCGATAGCCGTTGGAACGCGCGAGGCGACATACGGATACTCCTTGGGGTATTCATTGCCGATGGCGCAATCAAGTTTTTCGGTTGAGGCTCCTTGTGTCTTAAGTCCTGCAAGCAGAAAGAACTTTCCCAACGGCGGATGGATGTCAAAAAAATATTTTCCTTCCAAATATCCTTTAGTGAAGTTGCAGAAGTGCTGTTCATCCCACACGACGTTATTGGGATGTGAAATCCACAAAAACCGGGTTGCGAACCCGAGAATAAGAATGATGCTTATTTGCAACCATTTTTTCTGAAAAAAGTTCATGTTTTTTATTTTTTCCTATTGATTTCTTCTTTTATTTTCTTCAAAAACTTCTCTAGTTTCTCTGCACCGATGTCGCCCCTACCACGCACACGCACGGCCACGGTTTTTTTGGATCTTTCTTTGTCGCCAACTATGAGCAAATAGGGGATTTTTTGTATTTCGGATTCGCGGATTTTCTTGCCGATGGTCTCGTCATCTTCGCGCAATAATGTTCGGATGTTCTCGTGATCAAGCGTTTTTTCGATTTGTTTTGCGTAGGCTTTGTGCCCCTTACCGATGGGAAGTATAGCGACCTGAACAGGGGCAAGCCACAAGGGGAACGCGCCTGCGTAATGTTCTATAAGGATTGCCATGAAGCGCTCGAGAGAACCTAAGATAGCGCGGTGAATCATAACGATCCGCTCGCTTTCCCCTTTCTCATTGATACAGGTTAAATCAAATCGTTCAGGCAAGTTAAAATCAAGCTGGATGGTGGCAAGCTGCCATTCTCGGCCGAGAGAATCTTTCGCGATAAAATCTATCTTCGGCCCGTACATGGCGGCTTCTCCGAGGCCGTCGACATATTTGATTCTACGCTTCTTGATAAGCGTCAAAAGCTGGTCTTCCGCCCTTTTCCATATTTCTTGTGTTCCCAGATATTTTTCCATGTGCGCCGGATCATGCCGCGAGAAACGCACGGTCAGCGGCATTTTGAAGGGTTTATAAAATTTATCGATGATATCCCAGATCTTGAAAGCTTCCTTCTCCACCTGGCTTATGCGGCAAAATACATGCGCGTCGTCTTGCGTAATGACCCGGACGCGCGAGAGGCCGGCAAGTTCTCCGCTCTGCTCGTCTCTATATACGGACGTAACTTCAGAATAACGGATGGGAAGTTCTCGGTAGCTGCGCTTTTTTGCGGCGTAAATTTGGGTGTGGTGCGGGCAATTCATCGGCTTCATGGCAAATTCGTGTTTCTCCCGGGTCGTAATCTTAAAAAGTTCATCTTTGAATTTCTCCCAGTGGCCGGAGGTGACATATAAATCCCTTTTTGTTATATGAGGAATGCGCACACGCTGGTATCCCAGAGGTTCTTGCAGTGATTGCACGAACTCTTCAAGTTTTTCCCGAATAAGCGTGCCCTTCGGGGTAAAAAGAGGAAGTCCCGCGCCAACCAGGTCCGAGAAAACAAAAAGATCGAGCTGTGGCCCCAGCTTTTTGTGGTCGCGCTTTTCTGCCTCGATACGCTGCGCGAGGAACGCGCCCAACTCTTCTTTCTTTTCAAATGCAAGTATGTAAATGCGCTGCATCTGCTCACGCTCAACACTTCCCCGCCAGTATGCTCCGGAGGTCTTGTCTACCTTGAATGCATCCGGATTGAGTTCCTTGGTGTTTTCAACATGTCCGCCGCGGCACAGATCAATGAATCCCCCCGTCTTATAGAGCGATACCGTAGTCTCCTTTGTTAGACGGTCCTCGTGGGTGATGCGCTGAATGTCTTCAAGGGCCGTTGTGCCGTAGCGTTCAATATCCCGGACAAGTTCTATTTTGAAGAG encodes the following:
- a CDS encoding FAD-dependent thymidylate synthase, with translation MFTPEEKTLLAQYVTSTENDVFVIKNLQGIVGAVFARYSRAKGTLRETLLKEFIKEGVIDPKHAEELIARVLIAYGDDSVGELEGAHASIERHSMLVTKEYEDRRINISPIEQSTRYVFYDQKDEEGKWLYWRGPELTESSFGAEYLATMDAIFETYARLVEPMKIFFQKLKPLEEAEYDINGDGKKEKLSELTDEKERKAFAVTYNTDVRTKACDTLRHLLPLSTLTNVGLFGNGRAFQHLLTHLFSTDLPETHEVARQLFEAASEVIPAYVKRASRNEYVVSVRREMFALARELGIDYDKGNIMHEEVKLLPMSSDPASHDIQTVAAMLFPYAALSFGELIEKVSAMSDEARFGIIHTYIGARKSRRDRPGRALEHGYPYTFDMLTDWGVYKDLMRHRMNTQQRQLFTTRLGFFIAPEIKEAGFLADILECVQKAGDLFERIHKENPLLAQYAVLHGNFVRWTMGLNDRALMHLAELRSTPQGHPNYRKIAQEMHKLVAARSSWRGEAMQFVDHSNYYWSRADSEARQRVRERKLEDEKI
- the gatB gene encoding Asp-tRNA(Asn)/Glu-tRNA(Gln) amidotransferase subunit GatB, translating into MEDVSKKYKLTVGVEVHAELKTKTKMFCSCLNDPDVSRPNINVCPICMGHPGTLPVPNRKAIEAVIKVGMALACDIAEHSHFDRKNYFYPDLPKGYQITQYEEPFCRNGKLAVPGSPAIVRINRIHLEEDTGKSIHSKDATLLDFNRAGVPLMELVTEPDLHSATDVKKFCEELQLMLRYLGVSDADMEKGHMRCEANISVSKTDEFGKKVEVKNLNSFKAVERAIEYECKRHIEALENGEKVVQETRGWDDGKGVTYSQRSKEEAHDYRYFPEPDIPPLSIFQNEHAAGADEEAIFIDALRSELPELPASRRERFLREYGLAPDQIEIFTVQKPIGDYFEGVASELASEHDRGEFSSLDASRQETGDDLTHLIGLHKLAANYLINDLPRALTEAGTDFADLKISAENFAEFVLRIEKGVLSSASARTVLTQMLQTGADPDEIIRDKNLAQISDTGELEVVVAKLIEDNPLVVEDFKKGKQNALQFFVGQVMKETKGKANPKVAQELLRKKLSS
- the thrS gene encoding threonine--tRNA ligase, which codes for MPEDKLHNIRHSFAHVLAVAVLKFFPEAKLGVGPVIENGCYYDFFLNRALTPDDLKNIEREMKKIIGRSLSFERQEMKSTEAKKFFEKQKQLFKIELVRDIERYGTTALEDIQRITHEDRLTKETTVSLYKTGGFIDLCRGGHVENTKELNPDAFKVDKTSGAYWRGSVEREQMQRIYILAFEKKEELGAFLAQRIEAEKRDHKKLGPQLDLFVFSDLVGAGLPLFTPKGTLIREKLEEFVQSLQEPLGYQRVRIPHITKRDLYVTSGHWEKFKDELFKITTREKHEFAMKPMNCPHHTQIYAAKKRSYRELPIRYSEVTSVYRDEQSGELAGLSRVRVITQDDAHVFCRISQVEKEAFKIWDIIDKFYKPFKMPLTVRFSRHDPAHMEKYLGTQEIWKRAEDQLLTLIKKRRIKYVDGLGEAAMYGPKIDFIAKDSLGREWQLATIQLDFNLPERFDLTCINEKGESERIVMIHRAILGSLERFMAILIEHYAGAFPLWLAPVQVAILPIGKGHKAYAKQIEKTLDHENIRTLLREDDETIGKKIRESEIQKIPYLLIVGDKERSKKTVAVRVRGRGDIGAEKLEKFLKKIKEEINRKK
- the miaA gene encoding tRNA (adenosine(37)-N6)-dimethylallyltransferase MiaA, with the translated sequence MQHRLIVIIGPTASGKTALAIRLAKKFNGEIISADSRQVYTGLDIGTGKAPRDKSKVKNQNETYISDGIAHHLIDVSSPKRQFTVVQYQRLAQKAVSDILRKNKVPIVCGGTGQYIDALVYGLAFPKVKPNRKLREKLERKPIKELFYMLKKLDPRRSKTIDPHNSRRLIRALEIVLTTKRPVPTLAKKEPRYEALWLGLNPVKKILHHNIHKRLLARMKQGMVSEVKKLKKQGVSSRRLESLGLEYRYINRRLEGHLKKQQMIGQLEREIRNYAKRQMTWFGRNRDIHWISVAKEAWHLVKRFLNRKKT
- a CDS encoding phospholipid carrier-dependent glycosyltransferase, translating into MNFFQKKWLQISIILILGFATRFLWISHPNNVVWDEQHFCNFTKGYLEGKYFFDIHPPLGKFFLLAGLKTQGASTEKLDCAIGNEYPKEYPYVASRVPTAIAGSLLPAVVYLFGNALNLTPATSFFAASFILLDNAIFAESRFGLIDIFVPFFGFLALLCFAHHRKKEPYGKMWWLWLFGSAIAGSLAVATKWTGGGALLVIGFIMFTEIAERRLLKLFFIRLLSLCVVTAGVYMAFFALHFKLLPSSGTGDAFMSERFRASLQGTVEEKDGKLLPPSFLQKTLELNKKMFNVNAAQKLTHQDSSRFYEWPIGRKQIYFWVDKTDNLKRLYLRANPIVWLFGTITMFGSILYLIFRRKALQMLIAKSNEWRARIYSLEFLLLIYFINWLPFAAITRAMFLYHYFSSLIASVLIGAFIVFNLVPALEASGEDGEKILDASDGNRYLYWILLAIAGAAFILFSPLSYGFRPFFS